From Betta splendens chromosome 3, fBetSpl5.4, whole genome shotgun sequence, the proteins below share one genomic window:
- the LOC114852272 gene encoding rho family-interacting cell polarization regulator 1-like isoform X4, with protein MFTGSTKLPPTKSPQPERLDEVYAALRRGLQSYLQVHQLELDSLGQQIRENKRNGRLGSLYELDKQVKAIERFMRRLEFHLSKVEELYEAYCIQRRVRDGASKMVAAFNSATGSREARESLSEANKGFRECTEHMCSLESELESQMGEFHVKMKGLAGFARLCAGDQYEVLMRYGRQRWRLRGRVEVSNKQMWDSEEYIFLPLVTELLSIKVTELKSLANHVVVGSVSCEMLDLFCPLPQTLAVDINDLGTVKLNLEVTWSPFDKDDQTSCTSTVSKRLLANQSPPDTPSMREQVFYSLLKRQGEMENGTVWSNSSESSDDSSSPALAHQRLTASNMLQTTLTSQLSSTPHKSSASTPSLSSNQEEEETESGEVFSQTESVPNGHLQTSCSRSPDFTVTDRACVQSADLCETSADLSCSCPDVSSVPAALAREMFESCTPQVSAEVKADSPEESVQDKRDKAEMEHSTEEATSEDAKSVQEPKQPEESPAASFPTSASFTQEVETALESFDFLNCSDLDEEEEDEEQKEDKGEKEEESEPNEEDKDETEEENREEICHSGGSDDEQMDGLEILMEAPEGFRNSDEDRFSESQVEMPEDTEEPGEENRDEPQEDASP; from the exons ATGTTCACCGGCTCCACGAAACTGCCACCCACTAAAAGCCCCCAGCCCGAGCGGCTGGATGAAGTGTACGCTGCCTTACGCAGAGGCTTACA GTCCTACCTGCAGGTCcaccagctggagctggacagtcTGGGTCAACAGATCAGAGAAAACAAGAGGAACGGACGTTTG GGGTCGCTGTATGAGCTGGATAAG CAAGTGAAAGCCATCGAGAGGTTCATGCGGCGCTTGGAGTTCCACCTCAGCAAG GTTGAAGAACTCTATGAAGCTTATTGCATTCAACGGCGGGTGCGCGATGGCGCCAGTAAGATGGTGGCGGCGTTCAACTCGGCCACGGGCAGCAGAGAGGCCAGGGAGAGTCTGAGCGAAGCCAACAAGGGCTTCAGAGAGTGTACGGAG CACATGTGTTCGCTTGAGAGTGAATTAGAAAGCCAGATGGGAGAATTTCATGTCAAGATGAAGG GCCTCGCCGGCTTCGCGCGCCTCTGTGCCGGGGACCAGTACGAG GTCCTGATGCGCTACGGGCGGCAGCGCTGGAGGCTACGAGGCCGCGTGGAAGTCAGCAACAAGCAGATGTGGGACAGCGAAGAGTACATATTCCTGCCTCtcgtcacagagctgctgtcaaTCAAG GTGACGGAGCTGAAGAGCTTGGCCAACCACGTGGTGGTGGGCAGCGTGTCCTGCGAGATGCTCGACCTGTTCTGCCCGCTGCCGCAGACGCTCGCCGTGGACATCAACGACCTGGGCACGGTGAAGCTGAACCTGGAGGTCACCTGGAG TCCGTTCGATAAGGACGACCAGACCTCGTGCACCAGTACGGTTTCTAAACGGCTGCTGGCCAATCAGAGCCCACCCGACACGCCTTCCATGCGGGAGCAGGTGTTCTAT TCTCTCCTCAAGCGTCAGGGAGAAATGGAGAACGGGACGGTCTGGTCCAACTCCTCCGAGTCCTCCGACGACTCCTCCAGTCCAGCGCTGGCTCACCAGAGGCTGACGGCCTCCAACATGCTGCAGACCACCCTCACCAGTCAGCTGTCGTCCACTCCACACAAGTCCAGCGCGTCCACGCCGTCGCTCTCGTCCAaccaagaagaagaggagacagagtcCGGGGAGGTTTTCTCTCAGACAGAGTCGGTGCCTAATGGCCATCTGCAGACTTCCTGCTCTCGTAGCCCGGACTTTACAGTGACTGACAGGGCATGTGTCCAATCAGCTGACCTCTGTGAAACCTCCGCAGACCTGAGCTGCTCGTGCCCGGATGTCTCGTCCGTACCCGCCGCGTTAGCGAGAGAGATGTTTGAAAGCTGCACGCCACAGGTCTCAGCAGAGGTGAAGGCTGATTCACCTGAGGAGTCGGTGCAGGATAaaagagacaaagcagagaTGGAGCACAGCACCGAAGAAGCAACGTCAGAGGATGCCAAGTCTGTCCAGGAGCCAAAACAGCCCGAGGAATCTCCAGCG GCTTCTTTTCCCACGTCTGCTAGTTTCACCCAAGAAGTCGAGACGGCGCTCGAAAGTTTCGACTTTCTCAACTGTTCTGACcttgatgaagaggaggaagacgaggaacagaaggaagacaaaggagagaaagaagaggagagcgAGCCAAACGAAGAGGACAAAGAcgaaacagaggaagagaacagGGAGGAGATCTGTCACTCTGGAGGAAG TGATGATGAGCAGATGGACGGTCTTGAGATTCTTATGGAAGCCCCAGAAGGATTTAGGAACTCAGATGAAGATCGTTTCTCTGAATCCCAG GTGGAAATGCCAGAGGACACGGAGGAGCCTGGGGAGGAAAACAGAGACGAGCCACAAG AAGACGCATCCCCCTGA
- the LOC114852272 gene encoding rho family-interacting cell polarization regulator 1-like isoform X2 has translation MFTGSTKLPPTKSPQPERLDEVYAALRRGLQSYLQVHQLELDSLGQQIRENKRNGRLGSLYELDKQVKAIERFMRRLEFHLSKVEELYEAYCIQRRVRDGASKMVAAFNSATGSREARESLSEANKGFRECTEHMCSLESELESQMGEFHVKMKGLAGFARLCAGDQYEVLMRYGRQRWRLRGRVEVSNKQMWDSEEYIFLPLVTELLSIKVTELKSLANHVVVGSVSCEMLDLFCPLPQTLAVDINDLGTVKLNLEVTWSPFDKDDQTSCTSTVSKRLLANQSPPDTPSMREQVFYSLLKRQGEMENGTVWSNSSESSDDSSSPALAHQRLTASNMLQTTLTSQLSSTPHKSSASTPSLSSNQEEEETESGEVFSQTESVPNGHLQTSCSRSPDFTVTDRACVQSADLCETSADLSCSCPDVSSVPAALAREMFESCTPQVSAEVKADSPEESVQDKRDKAEMEHSTEEATSEDAKSVQEPKQPEESPAASFPTSASFTQEVETALESFDFLNCSDLDEEEEDEEQKEDKGEKEEESEPNEEDKDETEEENREEICHSGGSDDEQMDGLEILMEAPEGFRNSDEDRFSESQESITEDVLDLGQVEMPEDTEEPGEENRDEPQEDASP, from the exons ATGTTCACCGGCTCCACGAAACTGCCACCCACTAAAAGCCCCCAGCCCGAGCGGCTGGATGAAGTGTACGCTGCCTTACGCAGAGGCTTACA GTCCTACCTGCAGGTCcaccagctggagctggacagtcTGGGTCAACAGATCAGAGAAAACAAGAGGAACGGACGTTTG GGGTCGCTGTATGAGCTGGATAAG CAAGTGAAAGCCATCGAGAGGTTCATGCGGCGCTTGGAGTTCCACCTCAGCAAG GTTGAAGAACTCTATGAAGCTTATTGCATTCAACGGCGGGTGCGCGATGGCGCCAGTAAGATGGTGGCGGCGTTCAACTCGGCCACGGGCAGCAGAGAGGCCAGGGAGAGTCTGAGCGAAGCCAACAAGGGCTTCAGAGAGTGTACGGAG CACATGTGTTCGCTTGAGAGTGAATTAGAAAGCCAGATGGGAGAATTTCATGTCAAGATGAAGG GCCTCGCCGGCTTCGCGCGCCTCTGTGCCGGGGACCAGTACGAG GTCCTGATGCGCTACGGGCGGCAGCGCTGGAGGCTACGAGGCCGCGTGGAAGTCAGCAACAAGCAGATGTGGGACAGCGAAGAGTACATATTCCTGCCTCtcgtcacagagctgctgtcaaTCAAG GTGACGGAGCTGAAGAGCTTGGCCAACCACGTGGTGGTGGGCAGCGTGTCCTGCGAGATGCTCGACCTGTTCTGCCCGCTGCCGCAGACGCTCGCCGTGGACATCAACGACCTGGGCACGGTGAAGCTGAACCTGGAGGTCACCTGGAG TCCGTTCGATAAGGACGACCAGACCTCGTGCACCAGTACGGTTTCTAAACGGCTGCTGGCCAATCAGAGCCCACCCGACACGCCTTCCATGCGGGAGCAGGTGTTCTAT TCTCTCCTCAAGCGTCAGGGAGAAATGGAGAACGGGACGGTCTGGTCCAACTCCTCCGAGTCCTCCGACGACTCCTCCAGTCCAGCGCTGGCTCACCAGAGGCTGACGGCCTCCAACATGCTGCAGACCACCCTCACCAGTCAGCTGTCGTCCACTCCACACAAGTCCAGCGCGTCCACGCCGTCGCTCTCGTCCAaccaagaagaagaggagacagagtcCGGGGAGGTTTTCTCTCAGACAGAGTCGGTGCCTAATGGCCATCTGCAGACTTCCTGCTCTCGTAGCCCGGACTTTACAGTGACTGACAGGGCATGTGTCCAATCAGCTGACCTCTGTGAAACCTCCGCAGACCTGAGCTGCTCGTGCCCGGATGTCTCGTCCGTACCCGCCGCGTTAGCGAGAGAGATGTTTGAAAGCTGCACGCCACAGGTCTCAGCAGAGGTGAAGGCTGATTCACCTGAGGAGTCGGTGCAGGATAaaagagacaaagcagagaTGGAGCACAGCACCGAAGAAGCAACGTCAGAGGATGCCAAGTCTGTCCAGGAGCCAAAACAGCCCGAGGAATCTCCAGCG GCTTCTTTTCCCACGTCTGCTAGTTTCACCCAAGAAGTCGAGACGGCGCTCGAAAGTTTCGACTTTCTCAACTGTTCTGACcttgatgaagaggaggaagacgaggaacagaaggaagacaaaggagagaaagaagaggagagcgAGCCAAACGAAGAGGACAAAGAcgaaacagaggaagagaacagGGAGGAGATCTGTCACTCTGGAGGAAG TGATGATGAGCAGATGGACGGTCTTGAGATTCTTATGGAAGCCCCAGAAGGATTTAGGAACTCAGATGAAGATCGTTTCTCTGAATCCCAG GAGTCAATTACAGAGGATGTGCTGGATTTGGGACAGGTGGAAATGCCAGAGGACACGGAGGAGCCTGGGGAGGAAAACAGAGACGAGCCACAAG AAGACGCATCCCCCTGA
- the LOC114852272 gene encoding rho family-interacting cell polarization regulator 1-like isoform X3, whose protein sequence is MFTGSTKLPPTKSPQPERLDEVYAALRRGLQSYLQVHQLELDSLGQQIRENKRNGRLGSLYELDKQVKAIERFMRRLEFHLSKVEELYEAYCIQRRVRDGASKMVAAFNSATGSREARESLSEANKGFRECTEHMCSLESELESQMGEFHVKMKGLAGFARLCAGDQYEVLMRYGRQRWRLRGRVEVSNKQMWDSEEYIFLPLVTELLSIKVTELKSLANHVVVGSVSCEMLDLFCPLPQTLAVDINDLGTVKLNLEVTWSPFDKDDQTSCTSTVSKRLLANQSPPDTPSMREQVFYSLLKRQGEMENGTVWSNSSESSDDSSSPALAHQRLTASNMLQTTLTSQLSSTPHKSSASTPSLSSNQEEEETESGEVFSQTESVPNGHLQTSCSRSPDFTVTDRACVQSADLCETSADLSCSCPDVSSVPAALAREMFESCTPQVSAEVKADSPEESVQDKRDKAEMEHSTEEATSEDAKSVQEPKQPEESPAASFPTSASFTQEVETALESFDFLNCSDLDEEEEDEEQKEDKGEKEEESEPNEEDKDETEEENREEICHSGGSDDEQMDGLEILMEAPEGFRNSDEDRFSESQVEMPEDTEEPGEENRDEPQGEDASP, encoded by the exons ATGTTCACCGGCTCCACGAAACTGCCACCCACTAAAAGCCCCCAGCCCGAGCGGCTGGATGAAGTGTACGCTGCCTTACGCAGAGGCTTACA GTCCTACCTGCAGGTCcaccagctggagctggacagtcTGGGTCAACAGATCAGAGAAAACAAGAGGAACGGACGTTTG GGGTCGCTGTATGAGCTGGATAAG CAAGTGAAAGCCATCGAGAGGTTCATGCGGCGCTTGGAGTTCCACCTCAGCAAG GTTGAAGAACTCTATGAAGCTTATTGCATTCAACGGCGGGTGCGCGATGGCGCCAGTAAGATGGTGGCGGCGTTCAACTCGGCCACGGGCAGCAGAGAGGCCAGGGAGAGTCTGAGCGAAGCCAACAAGGGCTTCAGAGAGTGTACGGAG CACATGTGTTCGCTTGAGAGTGAATTAGAAAGCCAGATGGGAGAATTTCATGTCAAGATGAAGG GCCTCGCCGGCTTCGCGCGCCTCTGTGCCGGGGACCAGTACGAG GTCCTGATGCGCTACGGGCGGCAGCGCTGGAGGCTACGAGGCCGCGTGGAAGTCAGCAACAAGCAGATGTGGGACAGCGAAGAGTACATATTCCTGCCTCtcgtcacagagctgctgtcaaTCAAG GTGACGGAGCTGAAGAGCTTGGCCAACCACGTGGTGGTGGGCAGCGTGTCCTGCGAGATGCTCGACCTGTTCTGCCCGCTGCCGCAGACGCTCGCCGTGGACATCAACGACCTGGGCACGGTGAAGCTGAACCTGGAGGTCACCTGGAG TCCGTTCGATAAGGACGACCAGACCTCGTGCACCAGTACGGTTTCTAAACGGCTGCTGGCCAATCAGAGCCCACCCGACACGCCTTCCATGCGGGAGCAGGTGTTCTAT TCTCTCCTCAAGCGTCAGGGAGAAATGGAGAACGGGACGGTCTGGTCCAACTCCTCCGAGTCCTCCGACGACTCCTCCAGTCCAGCGCTGGCTCACCAGAGGCTGACGGCCTCCAACATGCTGCAGACCACCCTCACCAGTCAGCTGTCGTCCACTCCACACAAGTCCAGCGCGTCCACGCCGTCGCTCTCGTCCAaccaagaagaagaggagacagagtcCGGGGAGGTTTTCTCTCAGACAGAGTCGGTGCCTAATGGCCATCTGCAGACTTCCTGCTCTCGTAGCCCGGACTTTACAGTGACTGACAGGGCATGTGTCCAATCAGCTGACCTCTGTGAAACCTCCGCAGACCTGAGCTGCTCGTGCCCGGATGTCTCGTCCGTACCCGCCGCGTTAGCGAGAGAGATGTTTGAAAGCTGCACGCCACAGGTCTCAGCAGAGGTGAAGGCTGATTCACCTGAGGAGTCGGTGCAGGATAaaagagacaaagcagagaTGGAGCACAGCACCGAAGAAGCAACGTCAGAGGATGCCAAGTCTGTCCAGGAGCCAAAACAGCCCGAGGAATCTCCAGCG GCTTCTTTTCCCACGTCTGCTAGTTTCACCCAAGAAGTCGAGACGGCGCTCGAAAGTTTCGACTTTCTCAACTGTTCTGACcttgatgaagaggaggaagacgaggaacagaaggaagacaaaggagagaaagaagaggagagcgAGCCAAACGAAGAGGACAAAGAcgaaacagaggaagagaacagGGAGGAGATCTGTCACTCTGGAGGAAG TGATGATGAGCAGATGGACGGTCTTGAGATTCTTATGGAAGCCCCAGAAGGATTTAGGAACTCAGATGAAGATCGTTTCTCTGAATCCCAG GTGGAAATGCCAGAGGACACGGAGGAGCCTGGGGAGGAAAACAGAGACGAGCCACAAG GAGAAGACGCATCCCCCTGA
- the LOC114852272 gene encoding rho family-interacting cell polarization regulator 1-like isoform X1 → MFTGSTKLPPTKSPQPERLDEVYAALRRGLQSYLQVHQLELDSLGQQIRENKRNGRLGSLYELDKQVKAIERFMRRLEFHLSKVEELYEAYCIQRRVRDGASKMVAAFNSATGSREARESLSEANKGFRECTEHMCSLESELESQMGEFHVKMKGLAGFARLCAGDQYEVLMRYGRQRWRLRGRVEVSNKQMWDSEEYIFLPLVTELLSIKVTELKSLANHVVVGSVSCEMLDLFCPLPQTLAVDINDLGTVKLNLEVTWSPFDKDDQTSCTSTVSKRLLANQSPPDTPSMREQVFYSLLKRQGEMENGTVWSNSSESSDDSSSPALAHQRLTASNMLQTTLTSQLSSTPHKSSASTPSLSSNQEEEETESGEVFSQTESVPNGHLQTSCSRSPDFTVTDRACVQSADLCETSADLSCSCPDVSSVPAALAREMFESCTPQVSAEVKADSPEESVQDKRDKAEMEHSTEEATSEDAKSVQEPKQPEESPAASFPTSASFTQEVETALESFDFLNCSDLDEEEEDEEQKEDKGEKEEESEPNEEDKDETEEENREEICHSGGSDDEQMDGLEILMEAPEGFRNSDEDRFSESQESITEDVLDLGQVEMPEDTEEPGEENRDEPQGEDASP, encoded by the exons ATGTTCACCGGCTCCACGAAACTGCCACCCACTAAAAGCCCCCAGCCCGAGCGGCTGGATGAAGTGTACGCTGCCTTACGCAGAGGCTTACA GTCCTACCTGCAGGTCcaccagctggagctggacagtcTGGGTCAACAGATCAGAGAAAACAAGAGGAACGGACGTTTG GGGTCGCTGTATGAGCTGGATAAG CAAGTGAAAGCCATCGAGAGGTTCATGCGGCGCTTGGAGTTCCACCTCAGCAAG GTTGAAGAACTCTATGAAGCTTATTGCATTCAACGGCGGGTGCGCGATGGCGCCAGTAAGATGGTGGCGGCGTTCAACTCGGCCACGGGCAGCAGAGAGGCCAGGGAGAGTCTGAGCGAAGCCAACAAGGGCTTCAGAGAGTGTACGGAG CACATGTGTTCGCTTGAGAGTGAATTAGAAAGCCAGATGGGAGAATTTCATGTCAAGATGAAGG GCCTCGCCGGCTTCGCGCGCCTCTGTGCCGGGGACCAGTACGAG GTCCTGATGCGCTACGGGCGGCAGCGCTGGAGGCTACGAGGCCGCGTGGAAGTCAGCAACAAGCAGATGTGGGACAGCGAAGAGTACATATTCCTGCCTCtcgtcacagagctgctgtcaaTCAAG GTGACGGAGCTGAAGAGCTTGGCCAACCACGTGGTGGTGGGCAGCGTGTCCTGCGAGATGCTCGACCTGTTCTGCCCGCTGCCGCAGACGCTCGCCGTGGACATCAACGACCTGGGCACGGTGAAGCTGAACCTGGAGGTCACCTGGAG TCCGTTCGATAAGGACGACCAGACCTCGTGCACCAGTACGGTTTCTAAACGGCTGCTGGCCAATCAGAGCCCACCCGACACGCCTTCCATGCGGGAGCAGGTGTTCTAT TCTCTCCTCAAGCGTCAGGGAGAAATGGAGAACGGGACGGTCTGGTCCAACTCCTCCGAGTCCTCCGACGACTCCTCCAGTCCAGCGCTGGCTCACCAGAGGCTGACGGCCTCCAACATGCTGCAGACCACCCTCACCAGTCAGCTGTCGTCCACTCCACACAAGTCCAGCGCGTCCACGCCGTCGCTCTCGTCCAaccaagaagaagaggagacagagtcCGGGGAGGTTTTCTCTCAGACAGAGTCGGTGCCTAATGGCCATCTGCAGACTTCCTGCTCTCGTAGCCCGGACTTTACAGTGACTGACAGGGCATGTGTCCAATCAGCTGACCTCTGTGAAACCTCCGCAGACCTGAGCTGCTCGTGCCCGGATGTCTCGTCCGTACCCGCCGCGTTAGCGAGAGAGATGTTTGAAAGCTGCACGCCACAGGTCTCAGCAGAGGTGAAGGCTGATTCACCTGAGGAGTCGGTGCAGGATAaaagagacaaagcagagaTGGAGCACAGCACCGAAGAAGCAACGTCAGAGGATGCCAAGTCTGTCCAGGAGCCAAAACAGCCCGAGGAATCTCCAGCG GCTTCTTTTCCCACGTCTGCTAGTTTCACCCAAGAAGTCGAGACGGCGCTCGAAAGTTTCGACTTTCTCAACTGTTCTGACcttgatgaagaggaggaagacgaggaacagaaggaagacaaaggagagaaagaagaggagagcgAGCCAAACGAAGAGGACAAAGAcgaaacagaggaagagaacagGGAGGAGATCTGTCACTCTGGAGGAAG TGATGATGAGCAGATGGACGGTCTTGAGATTCTTATGGAAGCCCCAGAAGGATTTAGGAACTCAGATGAAGATCGTTTCTCTGAATCCCAG GAGTCAATTACAGAGGATGTGCTGGATTTGGGACAGGTGGAAATGCCAGAGGACACGGAGGAGCCTGGGGAGGAAAACAGAGACGAGCCACAAG GAGAAGACGCATCCCCCTGA
- the vrk3 gene encoding inactive serine/threonine-protein kinase VRK3 isoform X1: MPFHFCSQCGSKLQPDFKFCPSCGEKLPCPADECGPGNSPAVSQKEAATASLVRPSLASVRGCEPPEHTQCITATSSPTRPGLRRSRNSLRLEKDVTFNNKDPIPEVRGKVKFSSPVKKLEEGNGLFDKTSDTAERSRVDVCPVAALSPISSPVSKSPGKGKGKAKKAKHSSAVEPLQEGEEVTDTTGRKWKLIKLLSQSLTELIYEVQKTTLKSNSKESNHILKLGAKDGRIFNEQNFLQRAAKPASVEKWIKQSKVPFLGIPACVGFGLHADSYRFLIFPDMGQTLHSIIEEEDDLLSEKDVLHLAYRILDVLQYMHSNEYVHADINGENIYIQQGQRSLVYLVGYCHAFRYCPGGRHVEYREASRTPHEGNVEFISLDAHKGAAPSRRSDLQSLGYCMLRWHTGPLPWTTVIQPDQVAKQKQRFMEDVPALLSHCFGKKKVSSAFETYLTAVMALQYSEQPDYSALKGGLSAALLQMGGSLEQPLSFSHYKATSTDYSYVPTHRLYWRKARRRAPEFAV; encoded by the exons ATGCCTTTTCATTTCTGCTCCCAGTGTGGGTCAAAGTTGCAGCCAGATTTTAAATTTTGTCCCTCGTGTGGGGAGAAGCTCCCCTGTCCAGCTGATGAATGTGGACCTGGGAACTCACCCGCTGTATCCCAAAAGGAGGCGGCAACAGCGTCTTTAGTTAGACCAAGCCTTGCTTCAGTCAGAGGCTGTGAGCCCCCAGAAC ATACTCAATGTATCACTGCAACTTCAAGTCCAACCCGTCCAGGACTACGAAGGAGTCGAAACTCACTTCGTCTGGAAAAGGATGTTACATTCAACAACAAAGATCCTATACCTGAAG TCAGGGGTAAGGTGAAATTTTCCAGCCCTGTGAAGAAACTGGAAGAAGGAAATGGGTTGTTTGATAAAACAAGTGATACAGCAGAAAGATCAAGAGTAGATGTCTGTCCTGTAGCTGCCCTCTCTCCAATCTCCTCACCAGTGTCCAAGTCTCCTGGAAAAG GTAAAGGCAAGGCCAAGAAGGCAAAGCATTCGTCTGCTGTAGAGCCACTACAGGAAGGTGAAGAAGTGACAGACACGACAggccggaaatggaaactgatTAAGCTGCTCAGTCAGAGCTTGACAGAGCTCATCTACGAAG TccaaaaaacaactttaaaatcAAATTCCAAAGAGTCAAACCACATTCTCAAACTA GGCGCTAAAGATGGACGAATCTTTAATGAGCAGAACTTTCTGCAGCGTGCTGCCAAGCCTGCATCTG TGGAAAAGTGGatcaaacaaagcaaagtgCCTTTTCTTGGGATCCCTGCCTGTGTTGGTTTTGGTCTTCATGCAGATTCATACAG GTTTCTGATTTTCCCCGACATGGGTCAAACTCTTCACTCTATCATTGAGGAAGAGGATGACCTTCTGTCTGAGAAAGACGTTCTGCACCTCGCCTACAGAATA TTAGATGTTCTGCAGTATATGCATTCAAACGAATATGTTCATGCTGACATTAATGGTGAAAATATCTACATCCAACAAGGACAAAGATCACTG GTATATCTCGTAGGATACTGCCACGCCTTCAGGTACTGTCCAGGGGGCCGTCATGTGGAGTACCGTGAAGCCAGCAGGACGCCGCACGAGGGCAACGTAGAGTTCATCAGCCTGGATGCACATAAAGGAGCAG ctccttccagGCGCAGCGACTTGCAGTCTCTGGGTTACTGCATGCTGCGATGGCACACAGGACCGCTGCCGTGGACCACCGTCATTCAACCGGACCAGGTAgccaaacagaaacagag GTTCATGGAGGACGTTCCTGCGCTGTTGAGTCACTGCTTTGGGAAGAAGAAAGTTTCCA GTGCATTTGAGACTTACCTGACTGCGGTGATGGCTCTGCAGTACTCTGAGCAGCCGGACTACTCAGCGCTAAAGGGCGGACTCAGTGCAGCTTTACTGCAAATGGGGGGGTCACTGGAGCAGCCGCTGAGTTTTAG TCACTACAAAGCTACATCTACTGACTACAGCTACGTCCCAACACACCGACTGTACTGGCGTAAAGCGCGGCGCCGGGCGCCAGAGTTCGCGGTGTAA
- the vrk3 gene encoding inactive serine/threonine-protein kinase VRK3 isoform X2: MPFHFCSQCGSKLQPDFKFCPSCGEKLPCPADECGPGNSPAVSQKEAATASLVRPSLASVRGCEPPEHTQCITATSSPTRPGLRRSRNSLRLEKDVTFNNKDPIPEVRGKVKFSSPVKKLEEGNGLFDKTSDTAERSRVDVCPVAALSPISSPVSKSPGKGKGKAKKAKHSSAVEPLQEGEEVTDTTGRKWKLIKLLSQSLTELIYEVQKTTLKSNSKESNHILKLGAKDGRIFNEQNFLQRAAKPASVEKWIKQSKVPFLGIPACVGFGLHADSYRFLIFPDMGQTLHSIIEEEDDLLSEKDVLHLAYRILDVLQYMHSNEYVHADINGENIYIQQGQRSLVYLVGYCHAFRYCPGGRHVEYREASRTPHEGNVEFISLDAHKGAAPSRRSDLQSLGYCMLRWHTGPLPWTTVIQPDQVAKQKQRFMEDVPALLSHCFGKKKVSSAFETYLTAVMALQYSEQPDYSALKGGLSAALLQMGGSLEQPLSFR; encoded by the exons ATGCCTTTTCATTTCTGCTCCCAGTGTGGGTCAAAGTTGCAGCCAGATTTTAAATTTTGTCCCTCGTGTGGGGAGAAGCTCCCCTGTCCAGCTGATGAATGTGGACCTGGGAACTCACCCGCTGTATCCCAAAAGGAGGCGGCAACAGCGTCTTTAGTTAGACCAAGCCTTGCTTCAGTCAGAGGCTGTGAGCCCCCAGAAC ATACTCAATGTATCACTGCAACTTCAAGTCCAACCCGTCCAGGACTACGAAGGAGTCGAAACTCACTTCGTCTGGAAAAGGATGTTACATTCAACAACAAAGATCCTATACCTGAAG TCAGGGGTAAGGTGAAATTTTCCAGCCCTGTGAAGAAACTGGAAGAAGGAAATGGGTTGTTTGATAAAACAAGTGATACAGCAGAAAGATCAAGAGTAGATGTCTGTCCTGTAGCTGCCCTCTCTCCAATCTCCTCACCAGTGTCCAAGTCTCCTGGAAAAG GTAAAGGCAAGGCCAAGAAGGCAAAGCATTCGTCTGCTGTAGAGCCACTACAGGAAGGTGAAGAAGTGACAGACACGACAggccggaaatggaaactgatTAAGCTGCTCAGTCAGAGCTTGACAGAGCTCATCTACGAAG TccaaaaaacaactttaaaatcAAATTCCAAAGAGTCAAACCACATTCTCAAACTA GGCGCTAAAGATGGACGAATCTTTAATGAGCAGAACTTTCTGCAGCGTGCTGCCAAGCCTGCATCTG TGGAAAAGTGGatcaaacaaagcaaagtgCCTTTTCTTGGGATCCCTGCCTGTGTTGGTTTTGGTCTTCATGCAGATTCATACAG GTTTCTGATTTTCCCCGACATGGGTCAAACTCTTCACTCTATCATTGAGGAAGAGGATGACCTTCTGTCTGAGAAAGACGTTCTGCACCTCGCCTACAGAATA TTAGATGTTCTGCAGTATATGCATTCAAACGAATATGTTCATGCTGACATTAATGGTGAAAATATCTACATCCAACAAGGACAAAGATCACTG GTATATCTCGTAGGATACTGCCACGCCTTCAGGTACTGTCCAGGGGGCCGTCATGTGGAGTACCGTGAAGCCAGCAGGACGCCGCACGAGGGCAACGTAGAGTTCATCAGCCTGGATGCACATAAAGGAGCAG ctccttccagGCGCAGCGACTTGCAGTCTCTGGGTTACTGCATGCTGCGATGGCACACAGGACCGCTGCCGTGGACCACCGTCATTCAACCGGACCAGGTAgccaaacagaaacagag GTTCATGGAGGACGTTCCTGCGCTGTTGAGTCACTGCTTTGGGAAGAAGAAAGTTTCCA GTGCATTTGAGACTTACCTGACTGCGGTGATGGCTCTGCAGTACTCTGAGCAGCCGGACTACTCAGCGCTAAAGGGCGGACTCAGTGCAGCTTTACTGCAAATGGGGGGGTCACTGGAGCAGCCGCTGAGTTTTAG gtaa